From a single Fulvivirga ulvae genomic region:
- a CDS encoding response regulator transcription factor: MKILVVEDEVKVANHLKQGLEENEYEVDIAYDGSMGLKLLHQYSYDLLIVDAILPGKSGFEICREIRNKDNDIKIIMLTALGTTDDKIEGLESGADDYMVKPFDFRELLARIKAVSKRRSSVDNPTSSIKVGELELNLTKKVAIRNGRQIDLTAKEYMLLEFLMRNKGRVLSRLEIIEKVWELDFDTGTNVVDVYVNILRKKIDKDFDHKLIHTRVGMGYFIDDRE; the protein is encoded by the coding sequence GTGAAAATACTGGTAGTGGAAGATGAGGTGAAGGTCGCCAATCATTTGAAGCAAGGCCTTGAAGAGAATGAGTACGAAGTGGATATTGCCTACGACGGCTCTATGGGTTTAAAACTTTTACACCAGTATAGCTACGACTTACTGATCGTTGATGCAATTTTACCAGGAAAGAGCGGATTTGAAATTTGCCGTGAAATACGCAACAAGGATAACGACATTAAAATCATTATGCTCACCGCACTGGGAACGACTGACGATAAGATAGAAGGGCTCGAATCCGGTGCTGATGATTATATGGTTAAACCTTTTGACTTTCGGGAACTCCTTGCCCGAATTAAGGCCGTAAGCAAACGCAGATCATCTGTAGACAATCCTACCTCCTCAATAAAAGTAGGTGAGCTGGAGCTGAACCTCACAAAAAAGGTTGCCATCCGGAATGGCAGGCAAATAGACCTTACCGCAAAAGAATATATGCTTCTTGAGTTTCTCATGCGCAACAAGGGGCGGGTGCTTTCAAGGCTGGAGATCATTGAAAAGGTCTGGGAGCTTGATTTTGATACAGGTACTAATGTAGTTGATGTCTATGTCAATATACTGCGAAAGAAAATCGACAAGGACTTTGATCATAAACTTATTCACACCCGGGTAGGTATGGGCTACTTTATTGATGACCGGGAATGA